A genomic window from Gambusia affinis linkage group LG16, SWU_Gaff_1.0, whole genome shotgun sequence includes:
- the osr1 gene encoding protein odd-skipped-related 1 isoform X1, which yields MGSKTLPAPVPLHPSLQLANCSLIQTSSGLQLPADHFQSIYSFSALHAIHLHQWTLGYQPLAFPRCTFSKLPPQFSSMASFPIFPHLLQPKLDTTGLLQSSKSKPRFDFANLAAAATQEDHLKVEDLSLTGAAAAAQVSSQHQTSASLGCLLDVTKLSSPERKSSRGRLPSKTKKEFVCKFCGRHFTKSYNLLIHERTHTDERPYTCDICHKAFRRQDHLRDHREIFDDTSTKASVNIHPLQRKALQMSRVRKRILSVQDVGCPQNITHASQGTEASQDEVIHCSSRERNPEHWKNNTTKDNRQRYFLSFLISAVGGAVFSVSIPQGRNVPAADSL from the exons ATGGGCAGTAAGACTCTACCAGCTCCCGTCCCTCTTCACCCGTCCCTTCAGCTGGCCAACTGCTCCCTCATTCAGACCTCCTCGGGTCTCCAGCTACCAGCTGATCATTTTCAGAGCATCTACAGCTTTAGTGCTCTTCACGCCATCCATCTCCACCAATGGACCCTCGGCTATCAACCTCTGGCCTTCCCCCGCTGCACATTCTCCAAGCTGCCTCCTCAGTTCTCCTCCATGGCCTCCTTCCCCATATTTCCCCACCTTCTGCAGCCAAAGCTGGACACAACAGGATTGCTGCAAAGCTCCAAGAGCAAACCGCGCTTTGACTTTGCCAACCTGGCAGCAGCGGCTACACAGGAGGACCATCTGAAGGTGGAGGACCTGAGCCTGacaggtgctgctgctgcagcacaggtATCATCTCAACACCAGACCTCGGCCAGCCTGGGATGCCTGTTGGATGTGACCAAGCTGTCCTCACCTGAGCGCAAGTCCAGCCGAGGCAGACTGCCCTCTAAGACCAAGAAGGAATTCGTCTGCAAGTTTTGTGGCCGACATTTTACGAAATCCTACAACCTCTTGATCCATGAGAGGACGCATACAGACGAGAGGCCGTACACCTGCGATATCTGCCACAAGGCCTTCAGAAGACAGGACCACCTCAGGGACCACAG AGAAATATTTGATGACACATCGACAAAGGCATCTGTGAAT ATACATCCACTCCAAAGAAAAGCCCTTCAAATGTCAAGAGTGCGGAAAAGGATTCTGTCAGTCCAGGACGTTGGCTGTCCACAAAACATTACACATGCAAGTCAAGGAACTGAAGCCAGCCAAGATGAAGTGattcactgcagcagcagggaaaGGAACCCGGAACACTGGAAAAACAACACCACCAAAGACAACCGCcaaagatattttctttctttcctcatcTCAGCCGTTGGAGGCGCAGTTTTCAGTGTGAGCATTCCTCAAGGAAGAAATGTTCCAGCAGCTGATTCTCTGTAG
- the osr1 gene encoding protein odd-skipped-related 1 isoform X2, with the protein MGSKTLPAPVPLHPSLQLANCSLIQTSSGLQLPADHFQSIYSFSALHAIHLHQWTLGYQPLAFPRCTFSKLPPQFSSMASFPIFPHLLQPKLDTTGLLQSSKSKPRFDFANLAAAATQEDHLKVEDLSLTGAAAAAQVSSQHQTSASLGCLLDVTKLSSPERKSSRGRLPSKTKKEFVCKFCGRHFTKSYNLLIHERTHTDERPYTCDICHKAFRRQDHLRDHRYIHSKEKPFKCQECGKGFCQSRTLAVHKTLHMQVKELKPAKMK; encoded by the exons ATGGGCAGTAAGACTCTACCAGCTCCCGTCCCTCTTCACCCGTCCCTTCAGCTGGCCAACTGCTCCCTCATTCAGACCTCCTCGGGTCTCCAGCTACCAGCTGATCATTTTCAGAGCATCTACAGCTTTAGTGCTCTTCACGCCATCCATCTCCACCAATGGACCCTCGGCTATCAACCTCTGGCCTTCCCCCGCTGCACATTCTCCAAGCTGCCTCCTCAGTTCTCCTCCATGGCCTCCTTCCCCATATTTCCCCACCTTCTGCAGCCAAAGCTGGACACAACAGGATTGCTGCAAAGCTCCAAGAGCAAACCGCGCTTTGACTTTGCCAACCTGGCAGCAGCGGCTACACAGGAGGACCATCTGAAGGTGGAGGACCTGAGCCTGacaggtgctgctgctgcagcacaggtATCATCTCAACACCAGACCTCGGCCAGCCTGGGATGCCTGTTGGATGTGACCAAGCTGTCCTCACCTGAGCGCAAGTCCAGCCGAGGCAGACTGCCCTCTAAGACCAAGAAGGAATTCGTCTGCAAGTTTTGTGGCCGACATTTTACGAAATCCTACAACCTCTTGATCCATGAGAGGACGCATACAGACGAGAGGCCGTACACCTGCGATATCTGCCACAAGGCCTTCAGAAGACAGGACCACCTCAGGGACCACAG ATACATCCACTCCAAAGAAAAGCCCTTCAAATGTCAAGAGTGCGGAAAAGGATTCTGTCAGTCCAGGACGTTGGCTGTCCACAAAACATTACACATGCAAGTCAAGGAACTGAAGCCAGCCAAGATGAAGTGa